One genomic region from Leguminivora glycinivorella isolate SPB_JAAS2020 chromosome 8, LegGlyc_1.1, whole genome shotgun sequence encodes:
- the LOC125229133 gene encoding esterase B1-like, translating into MTVFIPLQDSIDVPPFEGVFTARDDTSVCPQQEDMYYEIVGDLDCLKINVYVPEKAEQDGLIPVMVFIHGGDFRRWNSNRHTYGPDFLVPKGVILVTFNYRLGPYGFMNIHRADIPGNTGLRDQNKALRWVKENIVAFGGDNDDITLFGEDAGAASIEFHLLSAHSQGLFHKVILQSGTILCNWVMAKPDPDSPIKLAKYLGMDTDDIDDALNYLYTVNPSSVVSASIDTGLIESFKPTIETGFFNVIPMIGKKPRSDKSTMWINQFLQLEKDKFIVNQSMYLPHHTVIEEDKSTSKVRVVFDASCKN; encoded by the exons atgacagtATTTATACCATTGCAGGACTCGATAGATGTACCTCCATTCGAAGGTGTTTTCACAGCCAGAGATGACACATCAGTCTGTCCACAGCAAGAGGACATGTATTATGAAATAGTCGGCGACTTGGACTGCTTAAAAATTAACGTGTACGTCCCTGAGAAAGCTGAACAGGACGGCTTAATCCCAGTTATGGTCTTCATTCATGGCGGAGATTTTAGGAGATGGAactcaaacagacacacatacggACCAGATTTTCTTGTCCCCAAAGGCGTTATTCTAGTAACCTTCAATTATAGACTAGGCCCATATGGATTCATGAATATACATAGAGCAGACATACCAGGGAATACTGGATTAAGAGATCAGAACAAAGCATTACGATGGGTCAAAGAAAATATAGTGGCTTTTGGTGGAGACAATGATGATATTACATTGTTTGGTGAGGACGCAGGAGCTGCCTCCATCGAGTTCCATTTACTTTCAGCACATTCTCAAGGCTTGTTCCATAAAGTTATTCTGCAAAGTGGAACGATACTCTGTAACTGGGTCATGGCAAAACCTGATCCCGATTCACCGATTAAATTAGCTAAATATCTAGGAATGGATACAGATGATATCGACGACGCTTTAAACTACTTATATACTGTTAATCCTTCATCGGTAGTATCTGCTTCTATAGATACAGGTCTTATTGAATCTTTTAAACCGACCATCGAAACTGGGTTTTTTAATGTTATACCTATGATAGGCAAGAAGCCAA GAAGTGACAAATCCACAATGTGGATTAATCAGTTCCTGCAGCTAGAGAAAGACAAGTTTATTGTAAACCAATCCATGTACTTGCCACATCACACTGTTATCGAGGAAGACAAGTCAACTAGCAAGGTGCGCGTGGTATTTGACGCGTCCTGTAAAAACTAA